Sequence from the Paeniglutamicibacter cryotolerans genome:
CGCGGCGGCCCGCGAGACGGCGGCGGATACCGAGATCACGGTGCACCGCTGCGTGGACGTGCTGTTGGGGGCCGGGGCCGATCCCGCGCAGCTCGTCGGGCAGCTGATCGGCCTGGGCGTCGACCGGGTGCTCAGCTCCGGCGGGGCATCAACCGCCGGGCGCGGGATCGGTGTTCTGCACCTGATGCATGAGGCGGCCGACGGGCGCCTGCAGATCCAGGCCGGTGGCGGTGTCCGGCTCGAGGACATCCCGGCCCTGCTGCGGCTCGATGGCATCCACCTCTCGGCGCGCACCTCCGTCAGCACCGGGGCCAGCGGCCCCGGTGGCGGTGAGAGCGCCTACGATGCCACCTCGCCCGAGCTGGTGGCCGCGGCAGCGGCCGCCCTCGTGGCCCCGGGGCGAGCAGCGAATCCGGATGCGAGTACGATTTCGGACTCGGATGTGAGTCGGGCCACGTAAGCGGATACGATGGCCCGGGCGGAATGCCGAAACCGGATCGTCAAGGTCCGGGCCGCACTCACACCGCCCTCCACCCTTTGGATCGACCCGGGAGGCTAGCACCCGAATGCTCAACGATGAGACCATCACCCAGATTGCCGACGAACTCGTCCGCGCGGGACAGGACCGTGTACCGGTGAAGCGGCTCACGGCCCGCTTCCCCGACATGACCGTCGAGGATTCCTACCGCGTCCAGGACCTGTGGCGCCGCCGAAGCGAGGCCAACGGCCGCGTCCTGGCCGGCCGCAAGATCGGGCTGACCTCCCGCGCCATGCAGATGGCCACCGGCATCACGGAACCTGACTACGGGATCATCTTCGATGACATGGTGCTCGATGGCGGCTGCACCGTCGAATGGGACCGCTACACGCACCCGCGTATCGAAATGGAACTCGCCTTCGTGCTGAAGGAAGACGTCTCCGGGCCCAACGCGAACATCTTCGACGTGCTGCGCGCCACCGAATACGTGGTTCCCGCGCTGGAGATCCTCGATTCGCGCATCGAGATGGAGGGCCGCACCATCGTCGACACCATCAGCGACAACGCGGCCATGGGCGCCATGGTCATCGGCGGCAACCCGATGAAGCCCGACGCCATCGACCTGCGCTGGGTCTCGGGCATCCTCTACAAGAACCAGATCGTCGAGGAAACCGGCGTCGCCGCCGGCGTGCTGAACCACCCGGCGGCCGGCGTGTACTGGCTGGCGAACAAGATCGCCGCGCACGGCGACGTGCTCAAGGCCGGGGAAATCATCCTCGCCGGCTCCTTCACCCGCCCGATGTGGGTCGACAAGGGCGATACCGTCCTGGCCGACTACGGGCCGATGGGAACCGTGGCATGTCGTTTCGTGTAGATCCCGATCCGTCGTTCCGCGACGCCCTCGAAGCGTCCGACCGCTCGCTGGCCGGTATCTGGGTCTGCTCCGGTTCCCCGCTGGTCGCCGAGATTTGC
This genomic interval carries:
- a CDS encoding copper homeostasis protein CutC: MTSPRLEIAVQDTAGARIAREHGADRVELCQGLGLGGLTPSQGLIEACVAEGIGVHPLIRPRGGGFSYSPLETEAMLIDIRRAVAAGARGVVIGAVCAGDAGLDSSVLSTLIAAARETAADTEITVHRCVDVLLGAGADPAQLVGQLIGLGVDRVLSSGGASTAGRGIGVLHLMHEAADGRLQIQAGGGVRLEDIPALLRLDGIHLSARTSVSTGASGPGGGESAYDATSPELVAAAAAALVAPGRAANPDASTISDSDVSRAT
- the hpaH gene encoding 2-oxo-hept-4-ene-1,7-dioate hydratase; the encoded protein is MLNDETITQIADELVRAGQDRVPVKRLTARFPDMTVEDSYRVQDLWRRRSEANGRVLAGRKIGLTSRAMQMATGITEPDYGIIFDDMVLDGGCTVEWDRYTHPRIEMELAFVLKEDVSGPNANIFDVLRATEYVVPALEILDSRIEMEGRTIVDTISDNAAMGAMVIGGNPMKPDAIDLRWVSGILYKNQIVEETGVAAGVLNHPAAGVYWLANKIAAHGDVLKAGEIILAGSFTRPMWVDKGDTVLADYGPMGTVACRFV